The Salmo trutta chromosome 6, fSalTru1.1, whole genome shotgun sequence genomic sequence GGTGACCATGACAATGAAGATGACAACCCAGAATGCcagatgagggggagggaggtgctTAGGCGGAGGAAAGTTAGCAGGAGTTATCGCCTGGCGTCCAGGTGTCAGGTGGTCAAAGTGAGTCACGGGACACAGACTACAGCAGCCATCATCCCCACCATCCGACAGAGaacactggaccagacaggcacATCCCCGGACATCCTCACGCTGCCCTGTCAGGACCCCGGCGTTGACCAGGAGAAGACCCCAGAGGTGAAGACAAGGCTGTGCTCTCTCCGTCTGCCTGTCTCCTACTCCCGCATCATGACCCCCCTGCAGCCCAAAACCACCCTGATCTATGTCCTCTCCTCCCCCGAAACCCCTCCCTTTGACCCCAAGCCCCGCCTCAGACCTATCGCCAGGGGCAACCGCGGCAGGAAAAGGTCATGTGACGGGTGTGAAGGCGACGTGGGGGCCAAGGTCAAATACAAAAGGGTTCCTTTGAGGTACTATGACCCTGCCACCCACCGCATTCTGAAGACCCCCCCCAAGGGCTTGaacctcaccccctcctcctctggcCTCCTCAGACCCCCCCAGGCCCACGTGGTCAGACAACTGTTCAGGAGCCTGAGTCCAGACATcaatacagagagacaggggggagagggagggagagatgggtcgGGGGGTAGGAGAAGGGGTCGCAGCGGGGGCAGTGTGGCGTCAGGGTCACTCTTAGAGGCAGGGGGGTCATTTGGGGCTGAAGGTCAGGGTTCATCGGAGGCAGGGTCATCTGTGACTACGCCCTTCAGCCGCTCCTCTCCGTCCAATAGCAGCCGATTTCTACTGAGCACGCTCTCTCCCGACACAAACTCTAACCCAGAAGTGACCCGGCAGCGGAGgcggagaggaggaggacgggaACGGAAGTTAAAGACGGACCGACCTCTAACCCCTGAGAAAGACCACTCTTCTCCGTACAGGCCTTGGACAAGAGGGGGTAGGGGAGAACGGCAACCAGCAAGACACAGCTCAAAAAGGGGGCGACCACCTCAAATCAGCCCTCCACCTAAACCTCCACCACCCCAGGACCTCTCTCCCACAGTCGAGCCCAGGAAAGGGCCCTCGAGACGGGTCGCAGAGAGTAAGAAACTCCCAAGGCCCAAAAGCCCAGCCAGGGGGGTCACTTCCACCCCTCTGAAACAGGCCATCAGAACACCAAGCCGCCGGTCGTCCCCCCGACAAACCCGTGTTCCACTGCCCACCCGGACActgaggaggagagtgaggagatgACGGGATGCATCtcagtggcttcctttccttgtctcctttcctccagACGCACTGACATGAAGTAACATGGGCGTGTTTAGCAGGGTGAATGTTCATAATGTAGCAGATACATATGTTACTAATTCACATGATAAGAGCTATGTCTGCTCCACTTCATTACAATTCTACCTGAGACCTTGACGGTTTTCACATTGCTTTCTCCTGTCCTGCTTTCAGTGCagatgaaagagaggagacaaGGAGCATCTATTGAGATGTACCCTGGCTCTCTGaagagatggggtgagagagaatgtagagaagtggaggagagattacctcttcctctctctgcttcccATCCTTCTCTCCTACGGTCATGTTTTGCACAGAAACCAGCAGCAGAATAGTTAGCAGGATGTTTTTCAAGCTGTCTGTTTTGACATGGTGGTTGTTGTGTTCtcagttttattttttacaatcagGATATTTTTTTACGTTTATAAGGACTTTGTCAAAAGcttgtttatttaataaataatgtACATGAATTAAAACATTTTGTCATAGGTTTCTCTAATGAAAGAGCAGAATCATTTCAGTACAACTCTACTTCATACAAATATACGTTTCATATGTATTACACAGGAAAGTATGGAATTTACACAATAACTCACATCATCGGGCGTCAAAGTCTAGAGAAGCCTTCTGGATACATGCTCTGGCCCGTGGTTGTGTCGGAGGATGGGGCATGGAGTGTGTGCGCGTTTGGGACGGAGTGTGTGTTCACTGCATAGACGAGATGACACACTGAGTCCCCCACTTCCTCTGCAGCCTCCAACAACTCCAACTCCCGTCTGCAGTCTGGAGAAACATACTCATACcttaatacacacacaaatacacaccttcacacaactacacacacataaGTGTAGTAGTGTGTAGAACTACAGAGAGCTCATTCGTAAACtcacctgtatgtgtgtgagtgtgtagcgACAGCTCACTTATTAGTCGTTGCACCAGCTCACACAGTCgctcctcctccactaaactaCACATCCCAGAATACTCCTCTTCAGAGACACTCTGGTCTTTCATTGGCCCAGTGACCTGCCCATCACAGGGCTGTGGGTTAGAGGTAATTCTCCCGTGCATGGTGGGAGTGTGAGTCTCTGTGACTGAGTCAGTCTCAGTCTGcttctcctcttcatcatcctcatcacctCTCTGATCTTCTGTCTTCATCTCATTCCTCTGCATCTTTGCTGTGTAACAttcttcctcctctaccctcgccttctcttccctctcctcctcttccctctcctcctcttctctctctctttctctggatcCAGAGGAAGATGCAGAGCTCTGGGACTCTACAGGACAggctatgtctctctctgtcctgtattTAGCATGTGGGATGACATTAGCATGTGGGATGACATTAGCATGAGGCATGACGTCAGCATGTGGGATGACATTAGCATGAGGCATGACGTCAGCATGTGGGATGACATTAGCATGAGGCATGAGGTCAGCATGTGTCCCTGACATGCTAAGAGCCTGTTGAAAGGAAGAGGGACATTTTTGAGTCAGGCCTGTAGTctgagatattgtgtgtgtgtgtgtgtgcgaacatgcatacgtgtgtgtgtgtgtgtgtgtgtctacctgtgagAGTATGTCCTGCAgtctgaggttgtgtgtgtgtgtgtctacctgtaaAGGTCATGTCCTGCAgtctgaggttgtgtgtgtgtgtgtctacctgtgagAGCATGTCCTGCAgtctgaggttgtgtgtgtgtgtgtgtgtgtgtctacctgtgagAGCATGTCCTGCAgtctgaggttgtgtgtgtgtgtgtctacctgtaaAGGTCATGTCCTGCAGTCTGAGgttgtgtgtgtctacctgtgagAGCATGTCCTGCAGTCTGAGgttgtgtgtgtctacctgtgagAGCATGTCCTGCAgtctgaggttgtgtgtgtgtgtgtgtgtgtgtctacctgtgagAGCATGTCCTGCAgtctgaggttgtgtgtgtgtgtgtgtctacctgtgagAGCATGTCCTGCAgtctgaggttgtgtgtgtgtgtgtgtatgtgtgtctaccTGTGAGAGCATGTCCTGCAgtctgaggttgtgtgtgtgtgtgtgtatgtgtgtctaccTGTGAGATCATGTCCTGCAgtctgaggttgtgtgtgtgtgtgtgtgtctacctgtgagATCATGTCCTGCAgtctgaggttgtgtgtgtgtgtggctacctGTGAGATCATGTCCTGCAgtctgaggttgtgtgtgtgtgtgtgtgtgtctacctgtgagATCATGTCCTGCAgtctgaggttgtgtgtgtgtgtggctacctGTGAGATCATGTCCTGCAGTCTGAGGTTGTGTTGTCTCAGAGTGTCCATGTTGGCCTCCATCTCAGAGCAGCGGTCCTCCAGCGAGCCCTGCTCCGACTGAACCGTTACCCTCCATACCTGCAGCTCCCTCTCCAGCAGcctgcgcacgcacgcacgcacgcacgcacgcacgcacgcacgcacgcacacacacacacacacacacacacacacacacacacacacacacacactatgagcaTCACCCAGACTATAGGTTAGGTGCTAGGTTAGGAGGTTAGAGCGCTACAGTGATTGAGGCTCACCGTTTGTCCCTCTGCAGGTCCCTGTTGTCCTTAATGAGGACAGAGTCTCTCCTCTGGGGACAGAAACAACAGACATTAATCAATAGAGGATCTAGTGGAGCGCATCAATAATCTTCTGAAGATTCACTTAGCATAAATATGAACCGAACTAAAAATCCACTGGGCTGAGAGGTGTGGTGTgaagggagaggggtagaggtgaaaggtcacCTGTGGCTGTGcttcctcctgctcttcctcagTTTGCAGGGCTTTAGATGCCTTCCTGGTCCTAACAGCTGGGGGTGTGGCCAGCAGTTGGGGAGGATTAGTGGGAGGGGCTCTGTCGTCAGGGGGTGTGTCCTCAGCGGCAGACTGAGGTGAAGGGTCAGGGGTAGTGAAGCTGTAAACAGAAAATACAATGGAAACGTATTACTCTTTATTTAAACTAAAACAAACGTTTTTCTTCTCTTTTGGTGTACACACAGGTCCATCTCTGATTGGTCTACCTCGTCTGCGCCTCCCCTCGTGACTCCGCCCTGATTAGGCCccttctcctctctgcctccctgtgTGTGTATCGCCGTGGTAACAAGGCGTGGCGGGCGCTGTATGCTAATGAGGCTAGGGATTCTTTCCAGGATGGCTGGAGACGAAACACAACCGTcaatcacgtgtgtgtgtgtgtgtgtgtgtgtgtgtgtgtgtgtgtgtgtgtgtgtgtgtgtgtgtgtgtgtgtgcgtgtgcacgcgtgtgtgtgtgcgtgcgtgcgtgtgtgtgtgcacacctgAGTGCAGTGCTCCAGCACTGGGTGGGAGctcttgtgtttttttgtgtgtctctctgtcagaAAGCAGGTTTGGCACAGATGAAGGTTCACACACTTCATACAGCGATAcctacaacacagagagagagtctgagacaaacagacacacacattacagacacacacacatcatgcagCAAAAAACCTACAAAtggcgcacagacacacacctaaGTCCAGTGATGGGGTAGGCCTTGCAGGTGTGGCAGCGGACGGAGTGTGTGACGTTCTCGCTGACTGACAGGCGGTACAGGGTGGGGAGCCACAGCAACAGACAGGGATCACACTGCAGCCATGAGAGGACATGCTCCTCACAAACACACGCACTcagaacctacacacacacacaaacaccttcaGCATCTATCTAACTGCTGATTATTTACATAAACGCTCATCATCTACATGTTATTACAGTTGTAAATGAGTACTATCAAAAAGAATGGAAAAAGAAAAGAAGAATATATTCTCCTAACCCTGTTCTCCTGACACTGTTCTCCTaaccctgttctcctgaccctaaccctgttctcctgaccctaaccctgttctcctgaccctaaccctgttctcctgaccctaaccctattctcctgaccctaaccctgttctcctgaccctaaccctattctcctgaccctaaccctgttctcctgaccctaaccctattctcctgaccctaaccctgttctcctgaccctaaccctgttctcctgaccctaaccctgttctcctgaccctaaccctgtcctcctgaccctaaccctgtcctcctgaccctaaccctgtcctcctgaccctaaccctgtcctcctgaccctaaccctattctcctgaccctaaccctgttctcctgaccctaaccctgtcctcctgaccctaaccctgtcctcctgaccctaaccctgtcctcctgaccctaaccctattctcctgaccctaaccctgttctcctgaccctaaccctattctcctgaccctaaccctgttctcctgaccctaaccctgttctcctgaccctaaccctgttctcctgaccctaaccctgtttTCCTTTTCCTGTTCTCCTAACCCTGTTCTTCTGACCCTGTTCTCCTGTCCCTGTTCTCACCCTATCCCTGTTCTCCTGTCCCTGTTCTCACCCTATCCCTGTTCTCCTGTCCCtgttctcctaaccctaaccctgttctcCTGTCCCTGTTCTTCTGACCCTGTTCTCCTGTCCCTGTTCTCACCCTATCCCTGTTCTCCTATCCCTGTTCTCCTAACCCTGTTCTCCTAACCCTGTTCTCCGaaccctgttctcctgacccttTTCTCCTAACCCTGttctcctaatcctaaccctgttCTCCTaaccctgttctcctgaccctgtTCTCCT encodes the following:
- the dytn gene encoding dystrotelin codes for the protein MDMDSIEGLNEVRPAVYRTAMKLRSLQKLCHMHVVTLRELIPALCSLGGARDTGAGLSEQKVRQCINRMFQSVSQEVPGQVSAEAPEQTCRLLYRLFDRGQTGAVCRRSVEAALISLSADTLSAKHKALVRLAERCSGRESGTVSRSGLRVVLQDLSQVPAVVQENHVFGSAETAVRSCFGGVLSACVCEEHVLSWLQCDPCLLLWLPTLYRLSVSENVTHSVRCHTCKAYPITGLRYRCMKCVNLHLCQTCFLTERHTKKHKSSHPVLEHCTQPSWKESLASLAYSARHALLPRRYTHREAERRRGLIRAESRGEAQTSFTTPDPSPQSAAEDTPPDDRAPPTNPPQLLATPPAVRTRKASKALQTEEEQEEAQPQRRDSVLIKDNRDLQRDKRLLERELQVWRVTVQSEQGSLEDRCSEMEANMDTLRQHNLRLQDMISQALSMSGTHADLMPHANVIPHADVMPHANVIPHADVMPHANVIPHANVIPHAKYRTERDIACPVESQSSASSSGSREREREEEEREEEEREEKARVEEEECYTAKMQRNEMKTEDQRGDEDDEEEKQTETDSVTETHTPTMHGRITSNPQPCDGQVTGPMKDQSVSEEEYSGMCSLVEEERLCELVQRLISELSLHTHTHTDCRRELELLEAAEEVGDSVCHLVYAVNTHSVPNAHTLHAPSSDTTTGQSMYPEGFSRL